Part of the Flavobacterium okayamense genome, TTGATGTTCTTTTCCGTTAGTTCACGTAAACTATCGTTTTTCATATTGCGTTTTACCAAATCGCGATACAATTCACGTTTAAACACAGAATAATCGGCATAAAACTTTTTGGTAATACTTTCTTCTTCAACAATAGAAGCCTCTTTTATGGCTAACGGTTTGTTGTTTAGAAGTTGGTCTTTTGCCAAACACAAGTAGAATAATTCAAATTCCTTTTCGGTAAGTGTAAATAAATTGAACTCTTCAAAATCAACCGCATTGTTAATGTAAAAACGTAGTTTTTCAAAGTTAGATGTAATTACATAAACACACCCCACTTGATTAGCTTTGTAATCAAACGCCTGTTGACGAATGCTTTCCAAGTCTTTGGTATTCGTACCTTTTAACTCAATTACAGCTAGTGCTTTATCATCTTTTAATATGGCACCATCGGCTTTTTTACTACCTTTTTGGTTTTTAAGTTCAGTAGTTAAATTGAATTTTGGAGTAGGGTTAAGGGTATAACCTAAAATGTTCACAAACAGTTCTCGTAAAAAGCCTTCCTGGAATTGCTCTTCTTTGCTATTGCGAATATTGTCTTGTGTTTTAGCATCGTGAAAAAACTTCGTAAATTTTTTATACGCTTTTTCAACTTCTGTTTTGTCCTGTTGAGCTAAATATTTTTTTAGTACCGATTGCTGAAATAATGGCATTGTAATGTATTATAATAAATGATTCACAAGCTTAAGTTATTAAACTTGTTTTATTGGTAGGGGGAATTCAAATTTAATAAATTTATCGTTGTAATGTAAGATAAGTTTTAAACTAAGTTATCAACAAAAGAAACTAAAGGAAAGAAAAATTATTAGCTAATTGAATTAACTTTTAATAATTTTACAGTTCGAAAATATTTAATCGCGTAAGCTTTTATTTGGTAAAAGAAAACTAGGAATCTTCTAAACAACCAAACTAAAAGGCTTACGCCTGTGCATGATACTTGCGTGGGCGTAGTCAATTGGTTGTTGGGTCTCCTAGTACCTCTTTTACTGTTGGCTAATGTCTCACGCATTTTTTTGTACTTATGAAAGAAAACCAAACATTTCAAAAAATCTTAAACTATTTGTTATTTGAAGATTTTAATAAGCCTGTTTTCAATGAAGATAGTGCAGCTTTATCTGTAAGTTTTATTCAAGACAACAAACCTGGAGCTTCAGTTGAAGAAGGTCTGAATATTAAAATGAACTCTATATTTAGTTCAATTTTAATAAAATTAGACAAAGACGATAGAGAACAAATCCTCAAGAACATTCTTGAGGACCGTAAGAGTTATGATGGATTACTATTCTTATTCACAATGGAAATAGAAAAGCTCTTTAAAAACAAACAAATTGATATTCCTTTAGAGTTTTTAAAAATGATGAATAATTATGTTTCAAAAAACGAGTTAAATGCTTTTGTTTTAATTTATTTTAAACTCTTTTTCGCTGATTTATTTGAAGAAAGATTCAATCAAAAAACTCAAATTTCTGAAAAAGAATACGTTAAAGTTTTAGAAAAATTTACAAGTAAAAAATCATCAATTGATTAATATTTAATTAATTTTAAAAATTCTTCTTCAGATAATTCAAGGACAATTTTTGGTTTAGAAAATGTTCCTTTTTCTACAGAATATTTATTCTTTATTTCATTTAGATTTTTACAAATGGAACTAATTTTTTTATGATTATCGTCATTAATCTTTTCAGAAAGATTATATAATTTATCTTGAGTTTTTAATTTTTCTTCATACTTTTTTATAACATTTTCAATTTCTTTTTCGTTAGTTTTTGGTTCAATACTTGTGACATTTTGTGAAGAATTTATTCCTTCATAAACGTACTGTTTTATATCGTCTATTTTGTGATTTAAGTCTTGTGTAACTGTTCTGAATATTGGATTTAATTTATCATTTTCAATTTTTCTGACAACTGCAATAACTCTATTGTTGTCATTATTAAATTCATCCATTTTTGAGAGTACTTTATCTAATACAGAAGTAAATTTATCTTTTGGATTAACAGGATTTGTTTCAAAAAAGTACAATATATCTTCTACTAATTTTATGTTTGTATTGTAACCAAATCTTTTCTTTAGATTAGTCCATCGACTAACCATAAGTCCATTTAGTCTAATGTCAATATTTTTCTTTTCTGTATTCATGAAATTGTAATTAAGTCATTGATTAATAATTTGTTAAGTTTGTTTTACGTTTTAATTCCGTAATTTTAAAAAGACTAATGCCGTATTTACTGGTAGAATGGAGTGTTAACTCCGTTCCGTCTTGCGTATTTGAGAATACACTTAAAAAGTAGTATTCAAAAGCCATTCATTTAAATCTTTAAAATCTTTGTAAAATGCTCTACAATCTGTTGCATTATTGAATTTTTCAAGTGTTAATTTTGTTTGTTCATTTCCTGCTGCATCATTATCCAAAAACAATTCAATTTCATCATATTTTGATAAAATTTCATCACAACGATTAATCAAGGTTATTGAATTTAGAATTAAAAAATCGGAATCAGATTTGAATTTATTTATGAACGATAAGTAATCAAAAAAGCCTTCAAAAATTCTTAATTTGTTTTTATAACCTTTTACCAAATGAGTAACATCTTTTTTTCCTATACATATTTTGGCATATTTGGAACGAATTTCATAGCCTTCAGTATTATTTTTGAAACCAATTCCAAAATATTTTTTGCCATTTACTTCGTAATGAACTTCTCTTAAATTTGATTCGTTTTCGTAATTGTAAATTTTCCTATTTTCTAAATATTTTTTCAATGCAAAATGTTGTATTTCAGTTACTTTATTTATTTTAATTTTACTTTCAGTTTCAGTAAAAATTAATGCAATATTTTTTTGCTCTTGAAAAGAAAAAACAGATCTGTCTGAATATTTCTCTAAGAATTTTAAAACTTCAGAAATTGAATAATTAAATTTAATTGCGACAAAATCAATTGTATTTCCACCTTTTTGAAGCCCGTGATCATACCATTTGTTTATTTTGGTATTTATTTTAAATGAAGGTGTTTTTTCATCGTGTAAAGGACTTGAGTACCAAATATCAAATCCAATTGTTTTTGATGGTGTATAATTCATTTTTTGAAGGACTAATTCAATAGAAATATTACGAGCTTTTTCCAAAGTGATTCTTTTTCTTTTCATCAGAAAATTTTCTTTTTCGTTTAACTTGTATTATTAATTATAGGTTAACCTATTGTACAAGGCTGTTAAGTGTTTATTTTATTGAGGTTAACAGAGGTAAATCACACAAAATGACTAAATATTTTTAATCAAATCACACAAAATGACTAAACAAATCACACAAAATGACTAAATCCAAGACTCACTCACACTTATTTTAAGTTATGTGTGATTTTAGAACTTCAAGTTCAGGTAAAATAACATTGACAAGTAAACTGTAAATATCTTTTTTGGTTTTAGTTCCTTCAGAATAGTTATCATCTAACTTAATAAATCGATAAAATGCTTTCTCTAAATTGTTTTGTTTTACAAGTATTTCAGTATAATCTAATGCTTTAGAGTCTTTATAATTTGGGAAATAGCGGTTTAAAAAACTATAGACAAATCGGTAATGTTCTTCTTTAACACCTGAAAAACCACTTTTGTTTTTATAATTTCCATGTATTTTAATAGAGATTTTATCAAACTTTTTGTCAGATTTTGTAAGGGTGTATGTGAAAAACAAATCAGCTTTCTCTTTCAATTCAACTATAGAATCATCTAACACTCTTTGTCTAAAATGAGCTATTTGCTTATACTTGTTTTCGATAGACAAATACACTTTTAAATCTTCAATGCTACAATTATAACCACCTTTGTCTTTCCAACGGCAACAAAGCTCATATAAGGCTTTTGAATAGATAGAACTTAATCCTATAGCAATTGCCTTTTGAATGGATGTAAAACCGCCTCCTAGGTAGCAAAAAAACCTGCAAGCTTGGGATGGAACTATGAATGATATATATTGCGAATTTCTAACATACTTTATTCCACTAATTAGTGAAGTGATGTTCTCCTGAACCTGTTCTGATTTTCCATTTCCTCCAGGAATGTTTATATGATATTCAACTTGTTTAGAAGCCAATGACTTTATAGAATCCTTTATTCTTTGATAATTATTATACTTATCAATTTTTTTTAATTCAATTACTATTTCCTGTTCAGAATAAACCATATTTATATCTAAACTTTGCGATTTCATAAGCTCGTCAATAATGAAATAAATGATGTTATATTCAATAGTTGACAAGGTGAATCGGGCAGTTGAAATATGGTTGGGTTTTCTTATGTAAATAGTGTTTTTCAAAGTCTTATTTTTGGCTTATTACAAATTCAAAATCAAGAACAACATTAAATGCGAGCACAGAAGAGTATTCTATGCTCGCACTTTATTTCTTAAATGTTGTGTAGTCAATTGCTTTTTGCTCTATTTGAGAAATAGAGTTTGATTTGTTTTGCAACAACCATTCATCAATTTCATTTTTTTGAAAGAATAATGTTTTGCCATTTGGCTTTGAGTAGGGGATAATACTCTTATGAACCAATTTATAAATATAACTACGAGAAAATCCTGTGTAGTTTATTAAATCATCTACAGTTAAGATTTGTTTTGCTGTACTTACAATTAGAATTTCTAATTGATTTAGTTTCTTTAAGATTACATCGTTACTTTCCATTGCTGTCTATTTTTAAGATTATGACAGCAAAACTAAAGAAGGTATTAGCCCTGTACATTAGGGTAAACAGTAATAAAATATGATTTACGCTATCACTTTTTTAATTATTTTTAGGTACCCAGTCGCTATATGATTTGTTTAAATTTTTACTAATTATTTCACTCTCATTTTTGGTAAAATTTCGAACGATATAGTTTATAAGCTCTTTTCTTTTTTCACCTTTAAGGTTTTTTATTCCATCTTCGATAAAATATTCATGAAATAAATCAAATATAAATCCATAAGTAATATCTCCATTTCTTGATTTTGAACTAGATTTTTGTCCTATTCTATCAATCCATTTGATTTTTTTTTCAAGGTTAGCACCTTTAGAAATTGAAAGTAATTCCGAATAATTGATAATTGCTCTGTTTTCATTATTCAATTTAGTTACTAATTCTTGAAGGAATGATTCTTCTAATAATTTAAATTTAAGTTTTTCAATTACTTCAGTTTTAGTACTATTTTCATCCCTTTTATTTAAAGTAAAATAAGTTAACCAAGACAAAAACAAAATGGAAGCACTTACGATAATAATTTCATAAATAGACGTGTCTTTCTTTATTATTAAATTGAATAAAAACATAGAAAATAGTATAAAAAAAAATGAAACTGCTAGCTTGATTCTGTCAATATTTGGATTCCAATTGCTTTTTTCATTGCAAAAAAAAGCTAAAATAAATTTCTGATTATATCTAATTGAAATCAATGATTGAAACAAGATATTTAAGGTTAGAAAACCAATAACAGTGTATGAGATAAAATTTGTATACATATTTATAATTGTATTTCAGGGATTATATAAGCAGCTTCTTTCATTTTTTGATCTACAATCTTAGCATAGATTGTTGTTGTTCTGATTTCCCTATGACCTAATCGTTTTGAAACAGTATAAATGTCAGCTCCATTTTCGAGTAATAGAACTGCATTTGTATGTCTGGCACTATGGAAAGTGATGTGTTTTGAAATCCCGGCTCTGTTGCACCAACGTACAATCTCATTATTGTAGACTGCGCCGTATTTTAAACCTTTAAAAACTCTTTCTGATGGATGTTGTCTTTCTCCAAGTAATGCTCTTGCCTGATTTGAAATGTATAAATATTCAACACCGTCAGTTTTTTCTTGACGAAAGTTAACTCTACTAATACCGTTATCTTCGTCTCGAACTTCACTCCAGGTCATTGTGTTAATATCAGACCATCTTAAACCTGTAAGGCAGGAAAATATGAATGCTCTTTTAAGAACACTGTATTTACAGTTAGTGCTTGCAAGTGCTTGAAGCTCTTTGTAAGTTAAATATTCTCGTTGGCTTTCAGCTTGTTCAAAAGACTTTACTTTTGAAGCATAATTTATAGACAAATAGCCTTCATCGAAAGCTGCTCTAAGACAGGCTTTAAACTTATTGAAATATGAATATTTGGAGTTTAAGGATAGGAGAGTATCACTTTTTGTTTTGGCTTCAGTATCAAAATAGTTTCGGACTTTTTTAATAAAGTTCTCGTCTATCTCTTCAAATTGTAAATTTGGACTTATACATTGTTTTAAATGAACAAGGGTTGCTGTCCAATTTCCAT contains:
- a CDS encoding BfmA/BtgA family mobilization protein, which codes for MNTEKKNIDIRLNGLMVSRWTNLKKRFGYNTNIKLVEDILYFFETNPVNPKDKFTSVLDKVLSKMDEFNNDNNRVIAVVRKIENDKLNPIFRTVTQDLNHKIDDIKQYVYEGINSSQNVTSIEPKTNEKEIENVIKKYEEKLKTQDKLYNLSEKINDDNHKKISSICKNLNEIKNKYSVEKGTFSKPKIVLELSEEEFLKLIKY
- a CDS encoding toprim domain-containing protein, with protein sequence MKRKRITLEKARNISIELVLQKMNYTPSKTIGFDIWYSSPLHDEKTPSFKINTKINKWYDHGLQKGGNTIDFVAIKFNYSISEVLKFLEKYSDRSVFSFQEQKNIALIFTETESKIKINKVTEIQHFALKKYLENRKIYNYENESNLREVHYEVNGKKYFGIGFKNNTEGYEIRSKYAKICIGKKDVTHLVKGYKNKLRIFEGFFDYLSFINKFKSDSDFLILNSITLINRCDEILSKYDEIELFLDNDAAGNEQTKLTLEKFNNATDCRAFYKDFKDLNEWLLNTTF
- a CDS encoding replication initiation protein, which produces MKNTIYIRKPNHISTARFTLSTIEYNIIYFIIDELMKSQSLDINMVYSEQEIVIELKKIDKYNNYQRIKDSIKSLASKQVEYHINIPGGNGKSEQVQENITSLISGIKYVRNSQYISFIVPSQACRFFCYLGGGFTSIQKAIAIGLSSIYSKALYELCCRWKDKGGYNCSIEDLKVYLSIENKYKQIAHFRQRVLDDSIVELKEKADLFFTYTLTKSDKKFDKISIKIHGNYKNKSGFSGVKEEHYRFVYSFLNRYFPNYKDSKALDYTEILVKQNNLEKAFYRFIKLDDNYSEGTKTKKDIYSLLVNVILPELEVLKSHIT
- a CDS encoding helix-turn-helix transcriptional regulator, yielding MESNDVILKKLNQLEILIVSTAKQILTVDDLINYTGFSRSYIYKLVHKSIIPYSKPNGKTLFFQKNEIDEWLLQNKSNSISQIEQKAIDYTTFKK
- a CDS encoding tyrosine-type recombinase/integrase, coding for MQISLKRKKLKNDRFSLYIEYYKGSQLDKDGKRIHNRDFEYLKLYPHQNPKTASEKKENKEIEVLSEQILSIRKAEFFQGRFDIKNTAKSKRRFLDFFIEKTEEKINSPKNYGNWTATLVHLKQCISPNLQFEEIDENFIKKVRNYFDTEAKTKSDTLLSLNSKYSYFNKFKACLRAAFDEGYLSINYASKVKSFEQAESQREYLTYKELQALASTNCKYSVLKRAFIFSCLTGLRWSDINTMTWSEVRDEDNGISRVNFRQEKTDGVEYLYISNQARALLGERQHPSERVFKGLKYGAVYNNEIVRWCNRAGISKHITFHSARHTNAVLLLENGADIYTVSKRLGHREIRTTTIYAKIVDQKMKEAAYIIPEIQL